The genomic DNA AATTATATGAACGTCTTCATTGAAACTATAGTTACGCGTCAAACACATACCTTTTGCTTTGATTTTTTCCCTAGATAATAGTTCATATATAACAAATTCTACAGTTTTTTGTTTGCTAACTTTGCTACAGTAATTTGCTTTCCCTCCAATCTGATTGATAACGAGTTACTATGGAGTTGGCACGTGCGTTATGGATCTTGAATTATTATAGATGCATTCCTTAATTAGGCCAATTGACTGTTGCTCTGGAAAAAAGAGGTGAATGGAATATATGGTATGTTTTGGGGATTGCACTCTTAACTCTGCTCTGATCTGATAACCTGTCCCATTGCAGGATGATGTCAGTACAGAGCTTGGAAAGCTGAACCTTGAACCGAGTCATAATAGGCTGCTGGCAACGGCATCCAAGGACGCTGATAGGGAGTCGAGGCTGGAGAAGCCCCTTGTACTTCCAAGCGACTCGTACTCAATGTTCACCTGGGAAGAGATTGATAATGCTACAGCGTCATTCTCACTCAAGATCGGAACTGGGTCTAATGGAACGGTATACAAGGGCCATCTCAATCACTTGGATGTAGCGATAAAGGTCCTTCATTCTGATGACAAATCCAGTACCAGGCATTTCAACCAAGAGGTAGTATTATGTATTTGCTGAATTCATCCTGTGCTTCTTCTTCTACTACTTCTAGTGAACTGTTTTTTAATTAGGCAGcactgtgtgtgtgtgtgttttaaTGGCCTTTTCATCATGACATAGTGAAGCAGCTAGCGTCCCATCTTGAGAAATTTTTATGTCAAAAAGTTATTTAAGTGACAATGTTCAAAAAAAGTTGATGCAAGTGCACTCTGTTTCTGCAGCTTGAGGTTCTGAGCAAGATACGCCACCCACACTTGCTGATGCTCCTGGGAGCCTGTCCGGACAGGGGCTGCTTGGTGTACGAGTACATGGAGAACGGCAGCCTTGCGGATCGTCTGCAGCGCAGAAAGGGCACACCGCCGATCCCATGGTTTGATCGCTTCCGCATTGCCTGGGAAATTGGGTCAGCCCTGGTGTTCCTGCACAGCACAAAGCCCAGCCCAATCATCCACCGTGACCTGAAGCCTGAGAACGTCCTCCTCGACCGCAACCTAGTGAGCAAGATTGGTGACGTGGGCCTGTCAACCCTGATGCCACCCAAGGAGACTCTGTCAAACCGCACGGTGTACAAGAAGACGGGCCTGGCGGGCACACTGTTCTACCTGGACCCGGAGTACCAGAGGACCGGGCAGGTGTCGGTGAAGTCGGACACGTACGCGCTTGGCATGGTGATCCTTGAGCTGCTGACGGCAAGGTGCCCGATCGGACTACCTGAGGTGGTGGAGCAAGCAGTGGAAGAAGGTCAGATTAGCAATGTCTTGGATGAGAGCGCGGGGGACTGGCCCGTGAGGGAAGCGCATGACCTTGCTCAGCTAGGCCTGAATTGTTTGGAGATGCGGAGCAAGGACCGGCCTGACCTCAACAGCGTGGTGCTGGAGGAGCTGGGGCGGCTGAAGCGTATCGCGGCCAGCGTGTCGGGGGTGGCGCTGCCAGGGTCTCCCAGTCACTTCAAGTGCCCAATACTCAAGGTACAGTAGAGTAATGTCGTCCCAGTGAGGCCTTGTTTGGTACTAGGGGTTTTGAGAGGATTGGTGGGGATAATCCCCACAGGGATTGGGTGAAACCCCAACCTTCACCCAATCCCTTTAAATCCCCATTTATCCCTAATCCACTAGGTAGGGGTAGTGTATTGGGTATTgagaaaaatgtattaaagcttgGGGATTTGTGGGGAAATGTGGGAATAAAACATGTCAAATACACTAGAACCAAACGGTGTTTTGGGATATGTGGGGATTTAGGGGTTTGACCAGGATAATCCCCACCAATTCCTTAAAATACACTAGTACCAAACAAGGcctgagtgtgtgtgtgtgtgtgtgtgtgtgtgtgtcataGATAGACTGATGATATGGTTAAAATTAGCATGCATGTGGATGTGTGGATTGATAGCTTATTGTGTGTGTTTGTGTTTGGTTGCAGACGGTGATGTATGACCCATGCATCGCGTCGGACGGGTACACGTACGAGCGCAGCGCGATGGAGATGTGGCTGTGCGACAAGGACGTGTCGCCGGTGACCAAGGCGCGGCTGCGTGACAAGACGCTGTTGCCTAACCTGTCTCTCAAGAGCGCCATCGTGAGGTGGGTGGCCGATGGGGGGAGGCCTGTGAAGGAGTAAGGCTAATGGTAAATACTACTACTAAGCTAGTCTAACAGAACAGAGTGCTGCACATATCATGGGGGCTTGGTTGGGTTGGGTTGGGAGAGAAGGCTGATGGTATTGGTGGTACAGAGAGTAGACTGCACATATCATGGGGACTTGGTGTCTGCATAACGTGAAGGAGCAATTTTGCAACGATACTATCATACTAGAGTAGGTAAGTCGTGGAGATGTCCAGGAGAGGAAACCCTGAGTTGAGTTGGTCTTGAAAATAGAATACGGAAAAATTTGGTTGGATTGGATTGGATGGATGCCGAGGTTATGGCATTGGAACTTCTTGGATGATATATGGCTTTGTCCTTTGTTGTTGTTAGCCTTGTGCTGTGAAGCCAGATTGAGATGAGACGAATGGAATGTGGATATCTTTTTTGGGTGCGGGATTAAAATAAAGAGTTGCTAATTTTCAGCTAGACTGAAAACAACCGGCTTTCAGTCAGATTTCTTGTCCGTTCGATCATTGCGTGATGATTCGCGTTCGCTTGGGTCGTTCGTTTTCTGTTTCACGGGTTCGCGCCTGGACGGTTATGTCTGCACGTTATAACCCATGGTTGTCATGCTTTGTCGCTTGGTGTCCTTGAGCTGCTTTGGCTTGTGTTTTGCTGCCCCCGATTGAACAGTTTGCTAGGTTTGGGGGCTGCTCTAGGCTATTTAGGCCTTGTGTTTTTGCTCCTCTGTGTGCAGTTTGGCGTGGTTGTTGCTCTGCAAGTAGTTGAGAGATAGCTAGGTTTGTTTTGTGTCATGGCTCATATGTCTTTCTGGTTTTGCAGTGCTGCGTCTGCAGCTAGCTCCTCGGTTGGTTATTCTTAGTTTGTGTAGACGAAGCGGTAGGTGAATCCCTAGTTGTACTATTTACACCATGTCTTTGTATTGATTTTTGTAGTTGAGAGCTAGTAGCAAGTTTCATCTTGTGGTGTAGCTGCCCTTTTGCTGTAGTGTCTTTTCCAACAATTGGTTTATGTACCTTGTGTCTTATGCTCAAACCTGGAAGTAGAAGGATCATCAAACCAAGAAACCTTTTGATGCATGATGCCCAAAACGTAGAATCATTTTGAAGTTGCTGCGCTCAATGCCTGGATACTAGGACATCATAATGCTGAATGATGGGAAAATAATTCCATGCAAAAAAGCAGCTAATTTATAGGAGAATTGGTGCTTCTCGATTATTAAGATTAAAAAGGCGTCCAGTTTGGTGCTTTCTTAGGAGCCTCGCTGTCACCAAATTCCTTGTGTGCTGGTGTTAGCTTGCCCGTGCAAATCAAATCATCAGATCCAGGCAATTCAAATCGTTGTGTAGAGTGCAAATCATGATATCCAGACAGTCCTAGTGCTACATGTTGAAGACCTTGACACATGTACTTGGCACCTTGAGGACTCTATAAAGGAATGGTGGGTAAACAGATCAAGACGATGACCTGTGCATATTCCAGTGTAAGAAAGGATTGCAAAAATTGATGTATGATGGCGGGTAACCATATTCTCTAAATGATTCCATGATTAATTAGTTAATATGGGCCTGGAGGGAGGCATTCTCTTTATCTTGCTGGAATGCATGCCATGTTTTTGCAGCCAAGTGGACCTCCATAGCTTGGTTAACTGCTTGCACAAGACGATGGGCCAACGAAGAGTTTCATCCCAGTATTGTTTCTGTTTATTTTGATCCGCTGATTTGGGCAGTGAGTGATGATCCATCATTCAGGGGAAGTACACGAGTCTCAACTTCACACAACTCCCTCCGCaccaaaatataagacgtttttgtaGTTCAAATTGAAATCAACATTAGAATTAcatgtgttgagatcaacatTAGAATTGCAACATTGATGAATTCGCCATGGAGTACCTCGTCTCCACCTGCGGACTCACCCGACCTCACGCGCTCAAGGCCTCCGCCAAGCTTTCCCACCTCAGGTCCCCCGCCAACCCCGACGCCGTGCTTGCCTTCCTCGCCGGCCTCGGCCTCTCCGCTGCCAACGTCGCTGCCCTTGTCGCCAAGGACCCGCAGTTCCTCTGCGCCAGCGTGGAGGGCACCCTGGCCCCCATTGTCGCGGAGCTCATCGGCCTCGTTCTCTTGCGTTCTCAGATCGCGCGCCTCGTCTCGATCACCGGCACCACTTTCCGCTGCAAATCCATCGTCTCCGGACTGCACTACTGCTTGCCCCTCTTCGGCTCCTCAGAGAACCTCCTTCGGGTCCTAAGAGTGACTCCGTTCTCAGGTCTGACCTCGAGCGGGTGGTCAAGCCTAATGTCGCCTTCCTGCAGGAGTGCGGGCTAGGTGATTGCGATATTGCCAAGCTCTACGTACTTAGGCCATCGCCACTCAGCATCAGCACGGAACGCATCCGGACAGCAGTGGCATGCATCGATGGTCTTGGTGTACCCCGTGGATCTCCGATGTTCAGACATGCACTACAAGCTGTTGCATTCCTCAGCGAGGAGAAAATCACCGCCAAAGTGGAGCACTTGAAGACCACGTTCATGTGAACGGATGCCGAGGTGGGCATTGTCGTTTCTAAGGCTCCAACGTTGCTGACGAGGAATAAGGAATCGCTGCAGCGCAGGTCCGAGTTCCTCATCTCTGAGGTGGGGTTGGAACCGGCATACATCGTTTATCGTCCGACAATGCTCACTTACAGCTTAGAGGGCCGGATCAGACCCCGGTACTATGTCGTAAAGTTTCTCAAGGAAAATGGATTGCTCAAGCATGACCCGAGCTACTTTACTGTTTTCAAGGAGTCCGGGAAGGCATTCAACAAGATGTTCATACACCCTCATAAGGAAGCTGTACCACACCTTGAAAAAGACCACGCTGCTGCTTGCCCACTAATTTCAGATCCACATAAGCCAAGAACGGGCTCTGATGTAACTGTGTGCTGGTTGTCCGCTGTTGTATGACTGTTAGATGCTGGGTTGATCGTTGCTAACTGTGATGGAAATGATAATTTGAGCCCTGTCTCCTGGTAATTACTTGGTAGTTTCCTAGTAGCTTCTGGACATGCAAGTAGGTGGTAGTACCTGTGCATGTTCCTGGTAGTTTCTTAGTGCATGGATAGGAAAGTGCTATGCACTTACGTGGTGGTGATCACGCAAGGGCTGTGCATGTACGTAGTAGTTCCTAGGAGTTTACTTTAGCTTGACCAGGTAGCCTATAAAAGGACCTGTGCCCCATCGGTTGTAACCAGGCCATTCCAAGTTTGTAATACCAGGCATTTCCTCCTTCTAGTACCACCGTGTGTGCTCCAAGCCTCAAGTTCTGTGTACTACTACTATTGCTACTAGTGTGTGTATGTGATACACTAGTGAGTGTGTGAGTAGTACGTGTGTGTGCATAAAAAAAGAATGCAAATCCCATTTTTTGCAGCATAAAAAAAGAGATGTGAGGGTATGAACACTAATATTTATTTTTTTAAATAACTAAAACATTGAAAATCTAACTAAACTGAATTTCTAAGCATGTCATTTTCAAGTACCCCCAACAATTTTAGAGATTCAGAATAGTGGCCAGAAATACATCTTGGGTAGTTGAATAAAATAGTTACCACACAATGAGCACCAAGCAAAGAGAATGACGGGGATGAAACATCTTAATTGTGAAGTACTGATAAGATAACCAATTGCCAACATATATAGTCATGAGATGCAAATCCCATGGATCAACCCTGTGAAGAAACACTAACAACAGAACCGATTTCACATGAGGTAAGATGCAGACTTTGGATTTCCGATAAGAAATTTTGGAAGATAACTATAGGACCGACATAACTGCTGGCATAGTGAAATACGTACATCCACTAATCTAAATTACCTATTACTACATGGCTGGATCCATGCATGCTGACCACCAGCACACTGAAAGAAGATTCTCTATTTCTAATTTCCTGGCGGTCACCACGTCGTCCAGTCGCTGGCCATGTTGACTGCAGAGAAAGGTGGGAGCGTCCAGTCGCTGGCCATGTTGACTGCAGAGAAAGGTGGGAGCGTCCAGTCGCTGGCCATGTTGAAAGAACAAGAACAAAACAATCCCAAACTCCTTCCATAGTGCCGTTGTCCAGCCGCCGATCTGCGTCATCTGGCCACTCCTGCACAGCATCCCCACCTCGTCCTTGTGCTGGTGCTCCAGGCTTCTTCTTGCCCGCGACGTTGACTGCAGAGAAAGGTGGGAGCGATGGATGAGGGAGAGAATCGAAAGAACAAGAACAAAACAATCCCAAACTCCTTCCATAGTGCCGTTGTCCAGCCGCCGATCTGCGTCATCTGGCCACTCCTGCACAGCATCCCCACCTCGTCCTTGTGCTGGTGCTCCAGGCTTCTTCTTGCCCGCGACCTATCTATATGGCCACCACGCCTCATCGATCTAGGCCCGAATCACCAAGCCTCGCCCATACCTGAGCATGTCGCCGAAGAAGATGTTGCTGCTGGAGTAAGATGTGCATAGACAGCCAGGAAGGGAAGCATTATATGGTACTACCTGCGAGGTTTGCGACTTTACCAGACATTAAGCAAATGACCTGAATTAAGGAATGATAATAGCCATAATCGCGAGCTTGAAGGGGAGCATGGCAGTTTccagcagaacaa from Triticum urartu cultivar G1812 unplaced genomic scaffold, Tu2.1 TuUngrouped_contig_5998, whole genome shotgun sequence includes the following:
- the LOC125529992 gene encoding U-box domain-containing protein 52-like, with the translated sequence MAAEGDEEGAAPKVVGLALSGPKSSAYVLRWALRNFAQDDAPPAEFKLIHVLTPVLAVPTPLGHLLPIDEVSTSVAEGELEKMWIEKQEMLQRCKDTCDENKVEAQVLLVEGKDVADTISSLVSQYQIKNLVVGNPPSKSPFTRRSTASRTACKICKSLPSFCTAYVVSKDGLSSVHVPESESGSPSGSPVPKGNSGSSSTKEFTDGTSSRSDLDGSSAPGLPSFTLNDYLTGNAPVYANMDRRIASPTGAESSILSQFRGSDKVPTSSLQELMLSDNKDDVSTELGKLNLEPSHNRLLATASKDADRESRLEKPLVLPSDSYSMFTWEEIDNATASFSLKIGTGSNGTVYKGHLNHLDVAIKVLHSDDKSSTRHFNQELEVLSKIRHPHLLMLLGACPDRGCLVYEYMENGSLADRLQRRKGTPPIPWFDRFRIAWEIGSALVFLHSTKPSPIIHRDLKPENVLLDRNLVSKIGDVGLSTLMPPKETLSNRTVYKKTGLAGTLFYLDPEYQRTGQVSVKSDTYALGMVILELLTARCPIGLPEVVEQAVEEGQISNVLDESAGDWPVREAHDLAQLGLNCLEMRSKDRPDLNSVVLEELGRLKRIAASVSGVALPGSPSHFKCPILKTVMYDPCIASDGYTYERSAMEMWLCDKDVSPVTKARLRDKTLLPNLSLKSAIVRWVADGGRPVKE